The Stigmatella aurantiaca DW4/3-1 genome contains the following window.
CGGTGAAGAACCACTGGTGGCCTGTCCCAGCCTTGAGGTTGCTCGAGGTTTGGGCGCTTTCAATGATGCGGGAGACATCGTCCTCGAAGCCCACCACCACCGTGAGATCCGGATCGAAGCTGTTGAGCAGCGCCATCGGCGAGGCGAGGTTCCCGGTCTTGCGCGCGTAGGCAATGGACGAGGTCTGCTTGGAAGTGCCCAGCCGCTCGGTGATGACGTTGAAGAGGCCCTGCCCATACTGATCGTCCAGGTAGAGGATGCCCACCTTCTTGACGGACGTGAACCTCGAATCGTTCAACAGCAAGTCCGCGATGACGTTGCCCTGGATGGCATCCGAGGGCGCGGTGCGCCACAACAGGCCCGGGGAGGTGTTGGACTCCCGCGAGGTCAGCTCCGGAGATGTGGCGGTGGAACTCATGGTCAGCACCCCCCGGGGGAGCGTCACCTCCGCTGCGGCGAGCGTCTGGTTGCTGCCCGCCGTCAGCAGCGCGGCGATCTTCTTGTCGTTCACCAGCCACTCGGTCTGCTGCCGCGTGCGAACGATGTCGGACGCGGTGTCGCACAAGTTCAGGGTGATTCGCCGGCCGGCGGCGCCTCGCTGGTTGATCTCATTGAGCGCGAGCCGGATGGCGTTGAGCCCTTGCTCCTCGGATGCGTCCTTGCCCAGGCTCGGGTCCGTGGGCGAAAGGCTCAAGGGCAGCACCGCGCCGATCTGCACGGTGTCCGAGGCGGTCAGCTCGCCATAGCGGATCCCACAGCCGGCGGGCTGGGGCAGACAGAAGTTGTTCGTGCAGACCTGGTCGCTGTTGCAGTCGGCACTGCTCTCGCACTCCGAGAGCCCGCCCGCGGTGGTGAGGCTGCACCCGGCGAGCAGGGCGGCGAGCAGAGGGACGATTCCCGTGGTACGCATCAGAAGCTCACCTCCATGCCTGCTCCGAGCCCCTGGGGCGCGACGGTCATCCGGACCTCGCCTTGGGCGGGAGGGCTTTCCTTGGGGTAGAGGATGATGGCGCCGATGGCGGCGGCCAGCCCCACGCCGAAGCCGATGTCGGCCACCAGGGCCTTGCCCCGGGTGCTGTCCGCGGCGGATTCCTTGTCCTCCAGTTGGGTGGCCGCATCGAACTTCTTCCGGGCATCCCGCGCCTGGATGCCGAAGAGGATCCCCGTGCCCACGCTGGCCAGGGACACGCCGCCCAGGGCGAACGCGGCCAGCCGGGTGCGGCGGTAGGCATTCTGTGCCCGCTGCTGCTCGGCTTGCTGCTGCCGCTGGGAGGTTTCCTCGGCGCGCCGGGCGGCTTCTTGCTCCGCCTCTGCTTGCTTGCGCGCGGCGTCGGCTTCGTCCTGGAGCCGCTTGCGCTCGGCATCAACGGCCACCTGCTGTTGCTCTTCCTTGTCGATGAGCAGCCGCAGCCGCTCCACGGCCGAGTGGGCGCGCTTGACGAGCAGCGGATCGGTCTCGCCGCTGGAGGTGCTGATGAACTGGTTGTAGTAGTTCATCGACTCGCGCAGGTCGCCCACCTGCTCGTACGCGCGGGCGATGTTGTAGAGGATGCGCGGGTCGGGCGAGGCCTCGTAGGCCTTCTTCAAGGTGTCCGCCGCCTCGCGGTACCGCCTCGCGCTGTAGAGCCGCTCGCCCTCTTTGACGAGCGCGGCTTGGCTCTTCGCCCCCCGCTGAGCGTGCGCCAGGGGAGGGGTGAGCAGCAGGGTCATCAAAAACAGGCAAGCCCATTTCATGGAGCCCGAGCCTACTGCCGAATCCGCCATGGGGCGAAGCGCAGGATGCCGGGCCCCTGCCTGGGCAAGGGCCGTCCAGCCTCCCGGGGGAGGGACGGCTCAGGAAGAACGGCTTGAGCGGGTTTTAACTGCCCAGGCGGGAGATCAGGAGTTTGCGCTGGAGCATGAGGGCCTCGGGGGCCTTGGTGCCCAGTTGCTCGAAGAAGACCTCCTGGCTCTTGAGCTCGGACTTCCACTCATCGGCCTTGATGGAAGTGGCCTCCGCGATGGCCTCGGGCGGCAGGTCCAGCCCCTGGATGGGAATGTCTCCCTGGCGCGGCACCCAGCCGAGCAGCGTCTCCTGGGTGGGCACGCGGCCGTGGACGCGGTTCACGATCCACTCCAGCACGCGCATGTTCTCGCCGTAGCCCGGCCACAGGTACTTGCCGTTCTTGTCCTGCCGGAACCAGTTCACCTGGAAGATCTTCGGCAGGTGGGTGATGGACTTCTGCATGTCCAGCCAGTGCTGGAGGTAGTCCCCCATGTGGTAGCCGCAGAAGGGCAGCATGGCCATGGGATCGCGCCGCACCACGCCCACCTTGCCGGTGGCCGCGGCCGTCGTCTCGCTGCCCATGGTGGCGCCGAGGAACACCCCGTGCGTCCAGTTGAAGGCCTGGAGCACCAGCGGCACCGTGTTGGAGCGGCGCCCGCCGAAGATGATGGCGCTGATGGGCACGCCCTGCGGATCATTCGCCTTGGGGCTCAGGGCGGGGTTGTTCGTCATCGGCGCGGTGAAGCGGCTGTTGGGGTGGGCCGCCTTTTCCGGGCAGCCCTTCTTCCAGGGGCGGCCCTGCCAGTCGACGAGCTCCTCGGGCACCTCGCCGTCCTTGCCCTCCCACCACACGTCCCCATCCGCGGTCATGGCCACGTTGGTGAAGAGGGTGTCCTTGGCGATGGTGGCCATCGCGTTGGGGTTGGTCTTGGTGTTGGTGCCGGGCACCACGCCGAAGTAGCCCGCCTCGGGGTTGATGGCGTACAGCCTGCCGTCGGGGCCCACCCGCATCCAGGCGATGTCATCGCCGACGGTCTCCACCTTCCAGCCCTGGTAGCTCTTGGGCGGAATCATCATCGCGAAGTTCGTCTTGCCGCAGGCGGACGGGAAGGCGGCGGCGACGTACGTCGTCTGTCCCTTCGGATCGGTGACGCCCAGGATGAGCATGTGCTCGGCGAGCCACCCCTCCTCGCGGCCCAGGTAGCTGCCAATGCGCAGCGCCAGGCACTTCTTGCCCAGCAGCACGTTGCCCCCATAGCCGGAGCCGAAGCTCCAGATGGTGTTGTCCTGGGGGAAGTGGCAGATGTAGCGGCGGTCCGGGTTGACGTCGCCGGTGCTGTGCAGGCCGCGGTTGAAGTCCTCCGAGTCGCCCAGCATGTCCAGGGCGGGTTTGCCCATGCGCGTCATGATGCGCATGTTCAGAACGACATAGATGCTGTCGGTCAGCTCCACGCCAATTTTCGTGGAGGGGCCGCCCAGAGGGCCCATTGCGTACGGCACCACGTACAGGGTCCGGCCCTTCATGCTCCCGTCGAAGAGCAGGCCCAGCTTGGTGTACGCCTGTTCGGGGTCCATCCAGTTGTTGGTGGGACCGGCGTCCGTCTTGTTGGGCGTGCAGATGAAGGTCAGGTGCTCGACGCGCGCCACGTCATTGGGGTTCGAGCGGTGCAGGTAACACCCGGGACGCTTCTCCTGGTTGAGTGGGATGAGGATGCCTTCCTTCACCGCCTGCTCGGTCAGGCGCTTCTTCTCCGCCTCGGAGCCATCACACCAGACGATGCGATCCGGCTGGGTCATCCGCGCACAGCGGGTCACCCAGCTCAGCAAGTCCGCGTTCTTCGTCGGAGCGTCATGGCCAACGGCCGCCTGATGCGTTGAAGACATGGAAGTACCCTCGTGCCGCCTCATGTGAAATTCCCCCGGCCCCGGCCCTGACATCGGGGCTCGGACCGTACCAAGCGGGCGAGGGTTC
Protein-coding sequences here:
- a CDS encoding phosphoenolpyruvate carboxykinase (GTP); this encodes MSSTHQAAVGHDAPTKNADLLSWVTRCARMTQPDRIVWCDGSEAEKKRLTEQAVKEGILIPLNQEKRPGCYLHRSNPNDVARVEHLTFICTPNKTDAGPTNNWMDPEQAYTKLGLLFDGSMKGRTLYVVPYAMGPLGGPSTKIGVELTDSIYVVLNMRIMTRMGKPALDMLGDSEDFNRGLHSTGDVNPDRRYICHFPQDNTIWSFGSGYGGNVLLGKKCLALRIGSYLGREEGWLAEHMLILGVTDPKGQTTYVAAAFPSACGKTNFAMMIPPKSYQGWKVETVGDDIAWMRVGPDGRLYAINPEAGYFGVVPGTNTKTNPNAMATIAKDTLFTNVAMTADGDVWWEGKDGEVPEELVDWQGRPWKKGCPEKAAHPNSRFTAPMTNNPALSPKANDPQGVPISAIIFGGRRSNTVPLVLQAFNWTHGVFLGATMGSETTAAATGKVGVVRRDPMAMLPFCGYHMGDYLQHWLDMQKSITHLPKIFQVNWFRQDKNGKYLWPGYGENMRVLEWIVNRVHGRVPTQETLLGWVPRQGDIPIQGLDLPPEAIAEATSIKADEWKSELKSQEVFFEQLGTKAPEALMLQRKLLISRLGS
- a CDS encoding ABC transporter substrate-binding protein; translated protein: MRTTGIVPLLAALLAGCSLTTAGGLSECESSADCNSDQVCTNNFCLPQPAGCGIRYGELTASDTVQIGAVLPLSLSPTDPSLGKDASEEQGLNAIRLALNEINQRGAAGRRITLNLCDTASDIVRTRQQTEWLVNDKKIAALLTAGSNQTLAAAEVTLPRGVLTMSSTATSPELTSRESNTSPGLLWRTAPSDAIQGNVIADLLLNDSRFTSVKKVGILYLDDQYGQGLFNVITERLGTSKQTSSIAYARKTGNLASPMALLNSFDPDLTVVVGFEDDVSRIIESAQTSSNLKAGTGHQWFFTDSVKDAALLDDPTVLAAIQNSFGTAPAQGAGQAFKAFQSRFKSQYDGVDPSNYSFTSHSYDSMYLLGLAVAYAQGQAGQVTGLKMAEGLTHVSSPGTAVEMTSSTFGELSGKLASGIDINVVGASGNLQFDEAGEAPSPIELWQVQGSNFVTIKIIDAN